A single window of Granulicella mallensis MP5ACTX8 DNA harbors:
- a CDS encoding glutathione synthase, whose product MKKIGVLFGMENTFPGALVERINSMEIEGIRAEFVEIGGIEMAKRSSYAVIVDRISHDIPFYRSYLKNAALTGTEVINNPFWWSADDKFFNYALAEKLGVAVPRTVLLPHKNYPPDTNQRSMRNLQYPLDWDAVFEYVKFPAFLKPHDGGGWRDVYHVHNRDEFFHAYDQTRDLCMMLQAEVKFQEYFRCYVVGQEDVRIMTYDPRREHAHRYVLDPPEYPKALLARVKKDALKLCRALGYDLNTVEFAVENGVPYAIDFMNPAPDADRHAVGEESFEWIVDHVAKLAIKKAKLAGEPMKDLRWSSFLGAEPAKKALAKKSAAKKVPAKKVAAKKAVTKGNQ is encoded by the coding sequence GTGAAGAAGATCGGCGTGTTGTTTGGGATGGAAAACACTTTTCCGGGGGCTCTGGTCGAGCGCATCAACTCGATGGAGATTGAGGGCATTCGGGCGGAATTTGTCGAGATCGGGGGGATTGAGATGGCTAAGCGCAGTTCTTATGCCGTCATCGTCGACCGAATATCGCACGATATTCCTTTTTATCGCTCGTACCTGAAGAATGCGGCGCTGACGGGGACGGAGGTTATCAACAATCCGTTCTGGTGGTCGGCTGACGATAAGTTCTTCAACTACGCGTTGGCGGAGAAGCTTGGCGTTGCCGTGCCGCGAACGGTGCTGCTGCCGCACAAGAACTATCCGCCGGATACCAATCAACGCTCCATGCGCAACCTGCAGTACCCGCTCGACTGGGATGCGGTCTTTGAGTATGTAAAGTTTCCGGCGTTCCTGAAGCCGCACGACGGCGGCGGCTGGCGCGATGTCTACCATGTCCACAATCGCGATGAGTTCTTCCATGCCTACGACCAGACGCGCGACCTCTGCATGATGCTGCAGGCAGAGGTTAAGTTCCAGGAGTACTTCCGCTGCTACGTCGTTGGGCAGGAGGACGTGCGGATCATGACGTACGATCCGCGCCGGGAGCATGCGCACCGTTATGTACTCGATCCGCCGGAGTATCCAAAGGCTCTGCTGGCGCGGGTCAAGAAGGATGCGTTGAAGCTTTGCCGCGCGCTTGGCTATGATCTGAATACCGTTGAGTTTGCGGTGGAGAATGGCGTCCCGTACGCCATCGACTTCATGAATCCCGCGCCCGATGCCGACCGGCATGCGGTGGGAGAAGAGAGCTTCGAGTGGATCGTGGACCATGTCGCGAAGCTCGCGATCAAGAAGGCGAAGCTGGCCGGGGAGCCGATGAAGGATCTGCGCTGGTCGAGCTTCCTGGGCGCTGAGCCCGCGAAGAAGGCTTTGGCAAAGAAGAGTGCTGCGAAGAAAGTTCCAGCGAAGAAGGTGGCCGCGAAAAAGGCCGTAACGAAGGGAAATCAATGA
- a CDS encoding alpha/beta hydrolase yields the protein MNDSLIAVSPDFMPLPADDFGLRFEGASTSPDGALPYDLDSNPRYRVLRGFHSRFLPDDRDISIYLPEAYRTEPRRRFPVFYLHDGQNLFDGRTSYAANRTWRAHTTADWLTRQGLIEPVILVGIANTGARRIAEYTPTRDARLGGGEGTLYGRLLVEDLKPLIDRRFRTLPDAANTALGGSSLGGLITLVLGMKYPEVFGKLAVLSPSVWWDNRSLLALMNPSQPKQHLRIWLDMGMSEGLRHLRDTDLLHRRLVLRGWQDGIDLKYLRVPGGVHDEEAWAARFDQVLKFLFPAVK from the coding sequence TTGAACGATTCACTCATTGCTGTCTCTCCCGACTTCATGCCTCTTCCGGCGGACGATTTCGGCCTGCGTTTTGAAGGCGCCTCTACAAGCCCCGACGGTGCCCTGCCCTACGACCTTGACAGCAATCCGCGCTATCGCGTGCTCCGCGGATTTCACTCGCGATTTCTGCCCGATGACCGGGATATCTCAATCTATCTCCCGGAAGCGTATCGCACGGAGCCCCGGAGACGCTTTCCTGTCTTTTATTTACACGACGGCCAGAACCTCTTCGATGGCCGCACCTCTTACGCTGCCAACCGCACCTGGCGCGCCCACACTACCGCCGACTGGCTTACCCGCCAGGGCCTCATCGAGCCGGTCATCCTTGTCGGCATCGCCAACACCGGTGCTCGCCGGATCGCCGAGTATACTCCGACACGGGACGCCCGTCTCGGAGGCGGCGAGGGCACGCTCTACGGCCGGCTCCTGGTCGAGGATCTGAAACCCCTGATCGACCGCCGTTTCCGCACATTGCCCGACGCTGCCAATACGGCTCTCGGAGGTTCATCGCTGGGCGGCCTCATCACGCTGGTACTCGGCATGAAGTATCCGGAGGTCTTTGGAAAGCTCGCCGTACTCTCGCCGAGCGTCTGGTGGGACAACCGGAGCCTGCTGGCGCTGATGAACCCATCCCAACCCAAGCAGCACCTTCGTATCTGGCTCGATATGGGCATGTCCGAAGGGCTGCGGCACCTGCGCGACACCGACCTGCTGCACCGGCGGCTGGTACTGCGCGGCTGGCAGGATGGCATCGACCTCAAATACCTGCGCGTTCCCGGCGGAGTACACGACGAGGAAGCCTGGGCAGCGCGCTTCGACCAGGTGCTAAAGTTCCTGTTCCCTGCGGTAAAGTAG
- the rimM gene encoding ribosome maturation factor RimM (Essential for efficient processing of 16S rRNA) translates to MTDYSQQDPSKLDSSSSSKWVAIASILRPQGRKGEVLSELLTDLTDQFHEGRLVTLAKKDAVHPLPSTVPVALEGHWLPTGKNAGRIVLKLAGCDSISQAELLAGQQVMIPAEELPELEEDTFYVADLLDCTLFNGEQPVGKIIDVQFATTPDGKTRLPDAAPLLCVELSGSTEEEVEPLLIPFVRAHLESVDVTAKRIVMHLPEGLMLEEDE, encoded by the coding sequence ATGACGGATTACTCGCAACAGGACCCTTCAAAACTGGACTCCTCCTCCTCTTCCAAATGGGTCGCAATCGCTTCCATCCTGCGTCCGCAAGGACGCAAGGGTGAGGTGTTGTCCGAACTCCTGACAGATCTCACGGACCAGTTCCATGAGGGCCGTCTCGTAACGCTCGCTAAAAAAGATGCGGTACATCCCCTTCCCAGTACTGTGCCTGTAGCACTCGAAGGCCATTGGCTCCCGACCGGCAAGAATGCCGGCCGCATCGTACTGAAGCTGGCAGGCTGCGACAGCATCTCGCAGGCCGAGCTTCTCGCTGGCCAGCAGGTGATGATTCCCGCAGAAGAACTTCCAGAACTCGAGGAAGATACCTTCTACGTCGCCGACCTGCTCGATTGCACGCTGTTCAACGGCGAACAGCCCGTCGGCAAGATCATTGACGTGCAATTTGCCACGACCCCCGATGGCAAAACGCGCCTTCCCGATGCCGCTCCCCTGCTGTGCGTTGAACTCTCCGGCAGCACAGAGGAAGAAGTGGAACCTTTGTTGATTCCCTTCGTTCGCGCCCATCTGGAATCCGTCGATGTCACCGCAAAACGTATCGTGATGCATCTGCCGGAAGGGTTGATGCTAGAGGAAGACGAGTAG
- the trmD gene encoding tRNA (guanosine(37)-N1)-methyltransferase TrmD, producing MRFDIVTIFPEFFGGPPNNGILGHGILERALRIGQAEAHTHDLRSFTYDRHRTVDDRPFGGGEGMVLKAQPIFECVESLGIAPKAERDTTRESVILLSAQGKRFTQATARHLAKLDRVVLICGRYEGVDERVSQLLCDDELSIGDYVLSGGELGAAVIVDAVVRLLPGVLGHADSSKYESFGEGDEPTDTMTEDGVPRSTHGSGGLLDYPHYTRPSEFRGTTIPEVLGNGDHSVIRKWRRQAALAKTLANRPDLLPSADLNDNDRAFLNKLGFNRKH from the coding sequence ATGCGCTTCGACATCGTCACCATCTTTCCAGAGTTCTTCGGCGGACCGCCCAACAATGGCATCCTGGGCCACGGCATCCTCGAGCGCGCCCTGCGCATCGGGCAGGCAGAGGCCCATACCCACGATCTCCGCAGCTTCACCTACGACCGCCATCGCACCGTCGACGACCGGCCCTTCGGAGGCGGCGAAGGCATGGTGCTCAAAGCCCAACCCATCTTCGAGTGCGTTGAATCTCTGGGCATCGCTCCCAAAGCCGAACGCGACACAACGCGCGAGTCCGTCATCCTGCTCTCCGCCCAGGGCAAGCGATTCACCCAGGCCACGGCCCGCCATCTTGCCAAGCTGGATCGCGTCGTCCTGATCTGCGGACGCTACGAAGGCGTGGACGAGCGCGTCAGCCAGCTGCTCTGTGACGACGAGCTTTCCATCGGCGACTACGTGCTCTCCGGCGGCGAACTCGGCGCGGCAGTGATCGTCGATGCCGTCGTCCGCCTGCTGCCCGGCGTATTGGGCCACGCCGACTCCTCGAAGTACGAAAGCTTCGGCGAGGGCGACGAACCCACCGATACCATGACCGAAGATGGCGTCCCCCGCTCCACCCACGGCTCTGGAGGCCTGCTCGACTACCCTCATTACACGCGGCCATCAGAGTTCCGCGGCACGACGATTCCCGAGGTGTTAGGCAACGGCGACCACAGCGTTATCCGCAAGTGGCGCAGGCAGGCGGCCCTCGCGAAGACGCTCGCCAATCGGCCCGACCTGTTGCCTTCAGCCGATCTCAATGACAATGACCGCGCGTTTCTGAACAAGCTCGGATTCAATCGAAAGCATTGA
- a CDS encoding ribonuclease HII, translating into MSALFQIPVPPGVTKATAKQQMLKQLICSDAPEQALRYQGFQSIAGVDEVGRGALFGPVVAAAVILPEKTGILARMGLKDSKQLTREDRERLDRKIRTMALAVAIAEVDAATIDRVNIYQASRMAMLMAVQQLGIAPDHLIIDAMRIDHPCPQTKLYYGDALCLSIAAASVVAKVYRDGLLREFDTVYPQYGLASHKGYGTPEHRRALVAHGPCELHRHTFAPVAAVRPKDVPKDSIEPRELFPADDNTLLQEETWA; encoded by the coding sequence ATGTCGGCCCTTTTCCAAATTCCAGTTCCGCCCGGCGTCACCAAAGCCACCGCCAAGCAGCAGATGCTGAAGCAGCTAATCTGCAGCGATGCCCCGGAGCAGGCCTTGCGCTACCAGGGGTTCCAGTCGATTGCAGGCGTCGACGAGGTCGGACGCGGCGCGCTCTTTGGCCCGGTCGTCGCTGCAGCAGTGATTCTGCCTGAGAAGACCGGCATCCTCGCCCGGATGGGACTCAAGGACTCCAAGCAGCTTACCCGCGAAGATCGCGAGCGCCTCGACCGCAAGATTCGCACCATGGCATTGGCCGTCGCCATCGCCGAGGTCGACGCCGCCACCATCGACCGGGTCAACATCTACCAGGCCTCGCGCATGGCTATGCTGATGGCCGTACAGCAGCTTGGAATCGCCCCCGACCACCTCATCATCGACGCCATGCGAATCGACCACCCCTGCCCGCAGACCAAGCTGTACTACGGCGATGCATTGTGCCTTTCCATCGCCGCAGCTTCGGTCGTTGCCAAGGTATATCGCGATGGATTGCTGCGCGAGTTCGACACGGTGTATCCGCAGTACGGCCTCGCCTCTCACAAGGGATACGGGACGCCGGAGCATCGCAGGGCCCTCGTCGCGCATGGCCCCTGTGAACTCCATCGCCACACCTTCGCCCCGGTTGCGGCTGTTCGACCGAAGGATGTGCCGAAAGACAGTATCGAACCCCGCGAGTTATTCCCTGCTGACGACAACACACTTTTACAGGAGGAAACATGGGCCTGA
- a CDS encoding PIG-L deacetylase family protein, which yields MGLRLLCVVAHPDDECFAFGGALALAAARGVETSVICLTDGQAATHRGSATSGKELGAMRRAEFVASCKVLGVAHYELLDYQDAQLEFANLSEVAGKLVARIRSFRPQVVITFGSDGGLNTHPDHTVVSAATTAAFHWAASAKRYLEHGELYQPQRLYHLSTSYFLPDRPSPIPAPWTVTLDISSVFERKQEAFRAHASQAPLMERTKPIFEKYGNEEYYTLLASPVPQPARQSTDLFEGVAEI from the coding sequence ATGGGCCTGAGGCTTCTCTGTGTCGTCGCACACCCTGACGATGAATGCTTCGCCTTTGGTGGTGCCCTGGCCCTTGCAGCTGCACGTGGCGTCGAGACAAGCGTCATCTGCCTTACGGACGGACAGGCTGCCACTCATCGCGGCTCTGCCACCAGCGGCAAGGAGCTCGGGGCAATGCGCCGTGCGGAGTTTGTGGCCTCCTGCAAGGTACTCGGAGTCGCGCACTACGAGTTGCTCGACTATCAGGACGCCCAGCTCGAGTTCGCAAACCTCTCCGAAGTAGCCGGAAAGCTTGTCGCTCGCATCCGCAGCTTCCGTCCGCAGGTGGTCATCACCTTTGGCAGCGATGGCGGATTGAACACGCACCCCGACCACACCGTGGTCTCTGCTGCTACGACTGCGGCGTTCCACTGGGCAGCCTCTGCGAAGCGCTATCTCGAACACGGAGAGTTGTACCAACCGCAACGGCTCTATCACCTGTCGACGAGCTACTTTCTGCCGGATCGCCCTTCCCCCATTCCTGCTCCCTGGACAGTCACGCTCGACATCAGCTCCGTCTTCGAGCGCAAGCAGGAAGCCTTCCGCGCTCACGCCTCGCAGGCCCCGCTGATGGAACGCACCAAGCCTATCTTCGAGAAGTACGGCAACGAAGAGTACTACACGCTGCTCGCCTCGCCCGTGCCGCAGCCAGCGCGGCAGTCGACTGATCTGTTCGAGGGCGTTGCAGAAATCTAA
- a CDS encoding DUF1800 domain-containing protein: protein MTLRMILLGLVLGGPTVAVRGQGMAPAERQMSPAQAANPDMQSSDDTPQMDPAQQKAAKTFAQKPHVSVAHPPIKSVVLTPLSQRERVQQMLDRFTFGARPGEVDQVVAMGAGQWLAQQMSPETIKDPVLDKRLAVYPTLTMPTTQMITVFPDRAQIGPVADGKVPYPVDPLLNAVYEVQVYKLLQERDQKNPDGSVKPKVELTDAEKAERKKRDQATATRIAGDLLVLPKQQRMAALIKMPVEDRIAFTANGNLSGNLHDLLFADFTPRERETFNAMSPQVNSSYNIGSELAQARILRDVLSERQLQEVMTDFWFNHFNVYIAKDSDEWYTTSYERDVIRKNALGNFRDLLMATAKSPAMMVYLDNWLSIGPDSIANGVNPQNPNSKKGNKGLNENYGREVMELHTVGVNGGYTQSDVTALSAILTGWGVDRPNQGGPFLFDPKRHEPGPKTWFGYVIDDNGNVAKASASATSVPGKTVASDDSMKQGIAALNILASSPKTAHFISLLLAQHFVADTPPPALVDRLAKVYLSSNGDIKSLLRELIASPEFNSRQYFHNKVKTPVEFVASAFRSTATEPQNPGALVNTIKTMGMPMYYALPPTGYYLTADQWMNSSALVDRLNFAYQLTNGKFANQKFDAPKLLAMGLLTPTGAGSFAGGAPKTAGTPAQAAHGDARFVGVSASVQAPAVAGPAGVDIVLRVLEGTMIGAPVSAQTNQLIDKQIDQQPANANSTDTLNLLTALVMGAPEFQLR from the coding sequence ATGACACTACGGATGATACTTCTCGGTCTTGTACTCGGCGGTCCGACGGTCGCTGTGCGTGGACAGGGGATGGCTCCCGCAGAACGGCAGATGTCTCCAGCTCAGGCTGCAAACCCGGACATGCAGAGTTCGGACGACACCCCGCAGATGGACCCGGCACAGCAGAAGGCCGCGAAGACGTTTGCGCAGAAGCCCCATGTGTCTGTCGCCCATCCTCCTATAAAGTCTGTCGTGCTGACGCCGCTCTCGCAGCGTGAGCGGGTACAGCAGATGCTCGACCGGTTTACGTTCGGCGCACGGCCCGGGGAAGTCGACCAGGTGGTCGCGATGGGCGCCGGTCAATGGCTGGCTCAGCAGATGAGCCCCGAGACCATCAAAGATCCTGTGCTCGACAAGAGGCTGGCTGTCTATCCGACGCTGACCATGCCGACCACGCAGATGATTACCGTCTTTCCGGACCGCGCGCAGATCGGCCCAGTTGCCGACGGCAAGGTGCCGTATCCTGTCGATCCTTTGCTAAACGCGGTGTATGAGGTGCAGGTCTACAAGCTGCTCCAGGAGCGCGACCAGAAGAACCCTGACGGCAGTGTGAAGCCCAAGGTAGAGCTTACGGATGCGGAGAAGGCCGAACGCAAGAAACGCGACCAGGCGACGGCGACACGGATCGCCGGAGACCTGCTGGTTCTGCCGAAGCAGCAGCGCATGGCTGCCCTGATCAAGATGCCGGTCGAAGACCGCATCGCCTTTACTGCCAACGGCAATCTAAGCGGCAACCTGCACGATCTGCTCTTTGCGGACTTCACGCCGAGAGAGCGTGAGACGTTCAATGCCATGTCGCCGCAGGTGAACTCGTCCTACAACATCGGTAGTGAACTGGCGCAGGCTCGCATCCTGCGCGATGTGCTGTCGGAGCGGCAGTTGCAGGAGGTGATGACCGACTTCTGGTTCAATCACTTCAACGTCTACATCGCCAAGGACTCTGACGAGTGGTACACGACCAGCTATGAGCGCGATGTGATTCGTAAGAATGCGCTGGGCAACTTTCGCGATCTGCTGATGGCGACTGCAAAGTCGCCGGCGATGATGGTTTACCTCGACAACTGGCTGTCGATTGGACCCGACTCTATTGCTAATGGGGTGAATCCGCAGAACCCAAACTCGAAGAAGGGCAACAAAGGGCTGAATGAAAACTATGGCCGCGAGGTGATGGAGCTGCACACGGTCGGCGTCAACGGCGGTTATACGCAGAGTGACGTGACGGCGCTTTCGGCGATTTTGACAGGGTGGGGCGTGGATCGCCCCAATCAGGGCGGCCCGTTTCTGTTCGATCCCAAACGCCATGAGCCCGGACCGAAGACATGGTTCGGCTACGTAATCGACGACAACGGCAATGTAGCAAAGGCGTCAGCGAGCGCGACGTCTGTGCCAGGCAAGACCGTAGCCAGCGACGACAGCATGAAGCAGGGCATTGCCGCGTTGAACATTCTCGCGTCCAGCCCGAAGACGGCACACTTCATCAGCCTGTTGCTGGCCCAGCACTTTGTGGCGGATACTCCTCCGCCCGCGCTGGTCGATCGGCTGGCGAAGGTATATCTATCGAGCAATGGAGATATCAAGAGCCTGTTGCGCGAACTGATCGCCTCGCCTGAGTTCAACTCGCGGCAGTACTTCCACAACAAGGTGAAGACCCCGGTGGAGTTCGTGGCGTCGGCCTTCCGTTCCACGGCGACGGAGCCGCAAAACCCTGGCGCACTGGTGAACACGATCAAGACGATGGGGATGCCGATGTACTATGCGCTACCTCCGACGGGCTACTACCTGACAGCCGATCAGTGGATGAACTCTTCCGCCTTGGTCGACCGGCTGAACTTTGCCTACCAACTGACGAATGGCAAGTTCGCCAATCAGAAGTTCGACGCTCCGAAGCTACTGGCGATGGGGTTGCTGACACCGACGGGTGCGGGCAGCTTTGCCGGTGGGGCTCCCAAGACGGCAGGCACCCCGGCACAGGCAGCGCATGGGGACGCCCGGTTCGTTGGGGTCTCGGCATCGGTGCAGGCGCCTGCTGTAGCCGGTCCGGCAGGAGTCGATATTGTGCTCCGCGTGCTGGAAGGAACGATGATCGGTGCTCCGGTATCGGCGCAGACCAATCAGCTCATCGATAAACAAATCGATCAACAGCCCGCAAATGCGAACTCGACGGACACGCTGAACCTGTTAACGGCGCTGGTGATGGGCGCGCCGGAGTTTCAGTTGCGTTAG
- a CDS encoding KH domain-containing protein: MTEKSDPNPNNSAISNMQSLMLEIARALVDDPEAVHVDASDAEGSTVLRLRVAPNDIGKVIGKQGRTARCLRTILGAASMKHRHRFSLDIIEAEGDKAAHVE; encoded by the coding sequence GTGACCGAAAAATCAGATCCCAATCCGAACAATAGCGCTATCTCAAACATGCAGTCCCTGATGCTCGAGATAGCACGAGCGCTGGTAGATGATCCCGAAGCGGTTCATGTTGACGCGTCCGATGCCGAGGGCTCCACGGTGCTTCGCCTCCGCGTGGCCCCCAACGACATTGGCAAAGTAATCGGAAAGCAGGGCCGGACAGCCCGTTGCCTGCGAACGATTCTTGGTGCCGCCAGCATGAAGCACCGGCATCGCTTTTCGCTCGATATCATCGAAGCGGAAGGCGACAAGGCCGCCCATGTCGAGTAA
- the rplS gene encoding 50S ribosomal protein L19, whose amino-acid sequence MSIHPIMQKLADKLQRTDLPEFAAGDTVRVQVKIKEGDKERLQAFEGMVIAVKKGPQGSFTVRKMSFGQGVERIFPYNSKVVDKVEKIRSYQVRRSKLFYLRGLRGKAARLREVERSK is encoded by the coding sequence ATGTCTATCCATCCGATTATGCAGAAGCTGGCTGACAAGCTCCAGCGCACCGACCTCCCCGAATTTGCTGCCGGCGACACCGTTCGCGTACAGGTCAAGATCAAGGAAGGCGACAAAGAGCGTCTTCAGGCGTTCGAGGGCATGGTCATTGCCGTCAAGAAGGGCCCCCAGGGCAGCTTCACTGTTCGCAAGATGAGCTTCGGCCAAGGCGTCGAGCGTATCTTCCCTTACAACTCGAAGGTTGTCGACAAGGTCGAAAAGATCCGCTCCTACCAGGTGCGCCGCTCGAAGCTCTTCTACCTGCGCGGTCTGCGTGGCAAGGCTGCCCGTCTGCGCGAGGTTGAGCGCAGCAAGTAA
- a CDS encoding esterase family protein has translation MKREYYKGYSGELDREMEMLVFGHDGLPVIVFPTSCGRFYEFEDRAMVASVQDKIEAGKLQLFCVDSVDAESWYNRDVPPRWRIARHMQYEEYILKGVVPFVRQRNHQPHLVSLGCSLGGYHAANIAFRHPHLFSGLLSMSGAFDMKGFLRGYYDEDCYFNLPLDYLPNLHDAGYLDRMRHNTYVLATGVHDHCWNDNERLATELRAKNIPVRLDVWGDNAEHDWPWWQRMMQVYL, from the coding sequence ATGAAACGGGAATATTACAAGGGGTACTCGGGTGAGTTAGACCGTGAGATGGAGATGCTCGTGTTCGGGCATGACGGTCTGCCGGTGATTGTGTTCCCAACCTCGTGCGGGCGTTTCTATGAGTTTGAAGATCGTGCGATGGTGGCGTCCGTGCAGGACAAGATCGAAGCCGGGAAGCTGCAGCTCTTTTGCGTGGACTCGGTCGATGCCGAGAGCTGGTACAACCGCGACGTACCTCCACGATGGAGAATTGCGCGTCATATGCAGTATGAGGAGTACATCCTGAAAGGGGTTGTGCCGTTTGTGCGGCAACGCAATCATCAGCCTCACCTGGTATCGCTGGGCTGCAGCCTGGGCGGCTATCACGCGGCCAATATTGCGTTCCGGCATCCGCATCTGTTTTCAGGGTTGCTTTCGATGAGTGGCGCGTTCGATATGAAGGGCTTCCTGCGTGGCTATTACGACGAGGACTGCTACTTCAACCTGCCGCTGGATTATCTGCCGAATCTGCATGACGCGGGCTATCTGGATCGGATGCGGCATAACACGTATGTTCTGGCGACTGGTGTTCACGACCACTGCTGGAACGACAACGAAAGGCTTGCCACGGAGTTGAGGGCGAAGAACATTCCGGTGCGGCTCGATGTGTGGGGCGATAACGCTGAGCATGACTGGCCCTGGTGGCAGAGGATGATGCAGGTTTATCTATAA
- the rpsP gene encoding 30S ribosomal protein S16 produces the protein MIRLARVGARKQPHYRVVVIEKDRARNGRSIEVVGTYNPRTNPASVDLKSDRIAYWTSKGAQFSETVGKLVAKYKPATESAADASKPLTPAVAPTVAAAEPVAETEPIAAA, from the coding sequence ATGATTCGTTTGGCGCGCGTTGGCGCCCGCAAGCAGCCCCACTATCGCGTTGTTGTTATCGAGAAGGACCGCGCACGCAACGGTCGCTCCATCGAAGTGGTTGGCACCTACAATCCCCGCACCAATCCGGCAAGCGTCGATCTCAAGAGTGACCGCATCGCTTATTGGACCAGCAAGGGCGCTCAGTTCTCCGAGACCGTCGGCAAGCTCGTAGCTAAGTACAAGCCTGCCACCGAGTCGGCCGCCGATGCGTCCAAGCCTCTCACCCCTGCCGTTGCGCCGACCGTTGCTGCGGCTGAGCCAGTCGCCGAAACCGAGCCAATTGCTGCTGCATAG